A section of the Pectinophora gossypiella chromosome 11, ilPecGoss1.1, whole genome shotgun sequence genome encodes:
- the LOC126370779 gene encoding obscurin-like, producing the protein MPVTRRGRSGGTLLAASGGWVTSPGEEVSWVRSSDLQILVHGGAVFTADGRVSVPALAPRLHGLTIARLRAADAGRYECQLNTEPKSNLFFDLTVLDEAEAAVETTTEAAWEPAEAAVALWALGGGDVWAARGAAALLACAATRAGPAPPRAPPLDIRWLRGGQPLVLQDGDSMERSVERARATSRLRLAAPRPRDEGEYTCVAAGHRATLRLHLRDEENMGEMEAMQRDQSAGGGAGAARPAWAAALAAVMLPRVALVAL; encoded by the exons ATGCCGGTGACGCGGCGCGGGCGCTCGGGCGGGACGCTGCTGGCAGCGAGCGGTGGCTGGGTGACGTCACCAGGGGAGGAG GTGTCGTGGGTGCGGTCGAGCGACCTGCAGATCCTGGTGCACGGCGGCGCGGTGTTCACGGCGGACGGCCGCGTGTCCGTGCCGGCGCTGGCGCCGCGCCTGCACGGGCTGACCATCGCGCGGCTGCGGGCCGCCGACGCCGGCCGCTACGAGTGCCAGCTCAACACCGAGCCCAAGTCCAACCTCTTCTTCGACCTCACCGTGCTCG ACGAAGCGGAGGCGGCGGTGGAGACCACGACGGAGGCGGCGTGGGAGCCCGCGGAGGCGGCGGTAGCGCTGTGGGCGCTGGGCGGCGGCGACGTGtgggcggcgcggggcgcggcggCGCTGCTGGCGTGCGCGGCCACGCGGGCGGGGCCGGCGCCGCCGCGGGCGCCGCCGCTCGACATCCGCTGGCTGCGCGGCGGGCAGCCGCTCGTGCTGCAG GACGGGGACTCGATGGAGCGGTCCGTGGAGCGGGCGCGCGCGACGTCCCGGCTGCGGCTggcggcgccgcggccgcgggacGAGGGCGAGTACACCTGCGTGGCCGCCGGCCACCGCGCCACGCTGCGGCTGCATCTTCGCGACGAAG AAAATATGGGAGAGATGGAGGCGATGCAGCGCGACCAGtccgcgggcggcggcgcaggcgcggcgcGGCCGGCGTGGGCCGCGGCGCTCGCTGCTGTCATGCTGCCGAGGGTCGCCCTCGTGGCCCTTTGA